A window of the Pseudodesulfovibrio sp. JC047 genome harbors these coding sequences:
- the rplR gene encoding 50S ribosomal protein L18, producing MSKSKNAQRLLRKPRIRKKISGTEVRPRLVVYRSNQHLYAQLVDDVNGVTLASSSTQVLNKDGETLKANKDSATKVGKAIAEAALAKKIETCVFDRSGYIYHGKVKALADGAREAGLKF from the coding sequence ATGAGTAAAAGCAAAAATGCACAGAGGCTTCTTCGGAAGCCCCGCATCAGAAAGAAAATATCCGGAACCGAAGTCAGGCCTCGTTTGGTCGTGTATCGGTCCAACCAGCATCTGTATGCTCAGTTGGTCGATGACGTGAACGGTGTGACTCTGGCCTCCTCCAGCACGCAAGTGCTGAACAAGGATGGCGAGACTCTCAAGGCCAACAAGGACTCTGCAACCAAAGTGGGTAAGGCTATTGCCGAAGCCGCTTTGGCCAAGAAAATTGAGACCTGTGTCTTTGACCGGAGTGGATATATCTATCACGGCAAGGTAAAAGCTCTTGCCGACGGCGCCCGTGAAGCCGGGCTTAAATTCTAG
- the rplF gene encoding 50S ribosomal protein L6, producing MSRIGKNPIDIPAGVEVSVGASEIQVKGPKGTLQTPVHPTVEYKIEDGKVYVSRTDDSRQARGQHGLRRTLLANCIDGVTKGFSKALEVIGVGYKVSVQGKKIVLNVGFSHPVEFDLPAGLEAKAEGSKLTIEGLDKQLVGEVAAQIRRVRPPEPYKGKGIKYTDEYIRRKAGKSGAK from the coding sequence ATGTCTCGTATAGGAAAGAATCCCATCGACATCCCTGCGGGTGTTGAGGTATCTGTTGGAGCCTCCGAGATCCAGGTTAAGGGCCCGAAGGGGACCTTGCAGACTCCGGTCCACCCGACCGTTGAGTATAAGATCGAGGATGGCAAGGTGTATGTCTCCCGTACTGATGATTCTCGCCAAGCGCGTGGTCAGCATGGTCTTCGTCGGACCTTGCTTGCCAACTGCATTGATGGCGTGACCAAGGGCTTTTCCAAGGCCTTGGAAGTGATCGGTGTAGGTTACAAGGTGTCCGTACAGGGTAAAAAAATCGTGCTGAACGTCGGATTTTCACATCCGGTCGAGTTCGATTTGCCTGCCGGTCTCGAAGCCAAGGCGGAAGGCTCTAAGCTGACCATTGAAGGCCTCGATAAGCAACTTGTTGGAGAAGTCGCGGCACAAATCCGCCGTGTACGTCCGCCGGAACCCTACAAGGGCAAGGGCATTAAGTACACTGACGAATACATCCGCCGTAAGGCTGGTAAGTCCGGCGCTAAGTAG